One Mariprofundus sp. NF genomic region harbors:
- a CDS encoding HAD family hydrolase: MNRVKAVLLDMDGTIVDAFPPIIRALNQTFVEYGLPQMSAKEVKRHTGRGDCSMISLFGDRREEAGKRFLEIHDEDYLEHINPLPGAEALFDWLKEMAIPCAIVTSKSQSRAEAQFAALGWNHHVAAIIGKIDGRPEKPDPTPVLLACEALHVQPEATVMIGDGIADMKAATRAGSRGLGLCDAFSSEELSEAGACHCFDSLVEIQRWLTKEI; the protein is encoded by the coding sequence GTGAATAGAGTCAAAGCAGTTTTGCTGGATATGGATGGCACCATTGTCGATGCCTTCCCCCCCATTATTCGCGCCCTGAACCAGACCTTTGTTGAGTATGGTCTGCCGCAGATGAGCGCAAAAGAGGTCAAACGGCACACCGGTCGGGGTGACTGCAGTATGATCTCGCTGTTTGGTGATCGCCGTGAAGAGGCAGGCAAACGCTTCCTCGAAATTCACGATGAAGATTACCTCGAGCATATCAATCCACTACCCGGTGCCGAAGCGCTGTTTGACTGGCTTAAAGAGATGGCTATTCCCTGTGCCATTGTAACCAGTAAGAGTCAGTCACGTGCTGAGGCACAGTTTGCTGCGCTGGGCTGGAACCATCATGTTGCGGCGATTATCGGTAAAATTGACGGGCGCCCTGAGAAACCTGATCCAACCCCGGTTCTGCTGGCCTGCGAAGCACTCCATGTTCAACCTGAAGCCACGGTGATGATTGGTGATGGCATTGCCGACATGAAAGCGGCAACACGAGCAGGTAGTCGTGGTCTGGGACTATGCGACGCCTTCTCCAGCGAAGAGTTAAGTGAAGCCGGTGCATGTCACTGCTTTGATTCACTGGTTGAAATTCAAAGATGGCTGACAAAAGAGATATGA
- a CDS encoding Hsp33 family molecular chaperone HslO — MADKRDMTTSVTEPDTLTRFLLSDASTRGAIIRGSGINAEAKRIHGLNGPVAELFGQTLLASILLLSISKSGVRQVLQLDAANGASAPLQRLLSEARGGAVRGLVSWQEEQTALRYEDHAGLSSWMGNPIRLSTVRDMGVGQPYISTIEHHSDFLADHIIHYLHQSVQIRADVILIGDLAILIEAMPGCDEENWFKAVEAMAKIPDSVLENGSTESILSHFSSLNCKTVGSDSYAYHCDCTQEKMKLALQGISNEQLHELADENGKVTLSCQYCDNSYALDIGEAEA; from the coding sequence ATGGCTGACAAAAGAGATATGACAACTTCTGTTACAGAACCCGACACCCTTACCCGCTTCCTGCTCTCCGATGCATCGACACGTGGGGCGATTATCCGTGGCAGCGGCATCAATGCAGAGGCCAAACGCATTCACGGTCTGAATGGCCCGGTTGCCGAGCTGTTCGGGCAGACCCTGCTCGCCTCTATTCTGCTGCTCAGCATCAGCAAAAGCGGTGTGCGGCAGGTACTGCAGCTCGATGCGGCAAACGGAGCATCAGCCCCGCTGCAACGGCTGCTCTCTGAAGCACGCGGTGGTGCAGTGCGCGGATTGGTTAGCTGGCAGGAGGAGCAGACTGCCCTGCGCTATGAAGATCATGCGGGATTAAGCAGCTGGATGGGAAACCCGATTCGCCTCTCTACAGTGCGTGATATGGGTGTAGGCCAACCCTACATCTCCACCATTGAACATCACTCCGATTTTCTTGCCGACCATATCATTCACTATCTGCATCAGTCGGTACAGATCAGGGCTGATGTCATCCTCATTGGTGATCTGGCTATCCTGATTGAAGCGATGCCCGGCTGTGATGAGGAGAACTGGTTCAAAGCTGTAGAAGCGATGGCCAAAATTCCGGACAGCGTACTTGAAAACGGCTCCACTGAATCGATCCTGAGCCACTTCTCATCATTGAACTGCAAAACCGTCGGCAGCGATAGCTACGCTTATCATTGTGACTGCACACAGGAGAAGATGAAGCTGGCACTGCAGGGCATTTCAAATGAGCAGCTACACGAACTCGCAGATGAGAACGGTAAAGTCACGCTCTCCTGCCAGTACTGCGACAACAGTTACGCGCTGGATATTGGTGAAGCTGAAGCGTGA